The following are encoded together in the Acidovorax sp. KKS102 genome:
- a CDS encoding AzlC family ABC transporter permease, giving the protein MSVSAALGRTLRHPSFRIAAIDMAGTSLGIAAWGLVTGVAMVKSGMSVGMAVFMSLLVYAGSAQLAVIPLLSVGAPLWVVWLTAACVNLRFVIFSSMWRSYFAHLPLRQRLAVGYFSGDVIYVAFMKRFPEPRPAPEQVPYFWGAASTNWLAWQVPSIAGILLANAVPLSWGLGFAGVLALLGVLLSLLFDRATWLATGVAATAAIAAFALPLKLNILVALAAAVAAGLLMEAVDRRRRQPELLLVPADSVMPPEEREHVEAGDVVPLREERHP; this is encoded by the coding sequence ATGAGCGTGTCTGCTGCCCTGGGCCGGACACTGCGCCACCCCTCCTTCCGCATAGCTGCCATCGACATGGCGGGCACGTCGCTGGGCATCGCCGCCTGGGGGTTGGTCACCGGGGTGGCCATGGTCAAGAGTGGCATGTCGGTCGGCATGGCGGTGTTCATGTCGCTGCTGGTGTACGCCGGCAGCGCCCAGCTCGCTGTCATTCCGCTGCTCTCCGTGGGCGCGCCGCTGTGGGTGGTGTGGCTCACGGCCGCCTGCGTCAACCTGCGGTTTGTGATCTTCAGCAGCATGTGGCGCAGCTACTTTGCGCACCTGCCGCTGCGCCAGCGCCTAGCCGTGGGATATTTCAGCGGGGACGTGATCTACGTGGCGTTCATGAAGCGCTTCCCGGAACCCCGACCGGCGCCAGAGCAGGTGCCGTACTTCTGGGGCGCTGCCTCCACCAACTGGCTGGCATGGCAGGTGCCGTCCATCGCCGGCATCCTGCTGGCCAACGCCGTGCCCCTGTCCTGGGGGCTGGGATTTGCGGGGGTGCTGGCATTGCTGGGCGTGCTGCTGTCCCTGCTGTTTGACCGGGCCACCTGGCTCGCCACGGGCGTTGCCGCCACTGCCGCGATTGCCGCGTTTGCCTTGCCGCTCAAGCTCAACATCCTGGTGGCGCTGGCGGCCGCCGTGGCTGCGGGACTGCTGATGGAGGCGGTGGACCGCCGCCGTCGCCAGCCTGAGCTGTTGCTGGTGCCCGCCGACAGCGTCATGCCGCCGGAAGAGCGCGAGCATGTCGAGGCGGGCGACGTGGTGCCGCTGCGCGAGGAGCGCCATCCATGA
- the fmt gene encoding methionyl-tRNA formyltransferase: protein MRVIFAGTPEFARVALERLLSAGFTVPLVLTQPDRPAGRGMKLQASPVKQCALEHGIAVAQPRSLRLDGKYPDDAAAAREALLAAQADVMVVAAYGLILPEWTLDLPRLGCLNIHASLLPRWRGAAPIHRAIEAGDAETGVTIMQMDAGLDTGDMLLTERLPIAPSDTTATLHDRLATLGGRMIVEALELAACGGLTAVPQPADGITYAHKIEKAESTIDWTLPAAVIGQRIRAFDPFPGASTECKGETIKIWSYVIDSIQGISDQRPGQILAADGAGVTVACGSGTALRLTTLQRAGGKRLAAADFLRGFDLQPGMVLGANPA, encoded by the coding sequence ATGAGAGTCATTTTTGCCGGAACCCCCGAATTTGCCCGTGTGGCCCTCGAGCGGCTGCTGTCCGCAGGCTTCACCGTTCCCTTGGTGCTGACGCAACCGGACCGCCCTGCAGGCCGTGGCATGAAGCTGCAGGCGTCGCCTGTCAAACAATGCGCGCTGGAGCATGGCATTGCCGTCGCCCAGCCCCGCAGCCTGCGCCTGGATGGCAAGTACCCCGACGATGCCGCCGCTGCGCGCGAAGCGCTGCTGGCCGCGCAGGCCGATGTGATGGTCGTGGCCGCCTACGGACTGATCCTGCCGGAGTGGACCCTGGATCTGCCCCGTCTGGGCTGCCTGAATATCCACGCGAGCCTGCTGCCGCGCTGGCGTGGCGCCGCCCCCATCCACCGCGCCATCGAGGCAGGCGATGCGGAAACGGGCGTCACCATCATGCAGATGGACGCCGGGCTGGACACGGGCGACATGCTGCTCACCGAGCGCCTGCCCATCGCCCCGAGCGACACCACGGCCACCTTGCACGACCGCTTGGCCACGCTGGGCGGACGCATGATCGTCGAGGCCCTGGAGCTGGCCGCCTGTGGGGGCCTCACTGCCGTGCCGCAACCGGCGGACGGTATCACTTATGCCCACAAGATCGAAAAGGCCGAGAGCACCATCGACTGGACACTGCCCGCCGCAGTCATTGGCCAGCGCATTCGCGCGTTCGATCCCTTCCCCGGGGCCAGTACCGAATGCAAGGGCGAGACGATCAAAATCTGGAGCTATGTAATTGATAGCATTCAAGGCATATCCGACCAGCGCCCCGGGCAGATTTTGGCTGCAGATGGCGCCGGAGTGACTGTCGCATGCGGTAGCGGCACGGCCTTGCGCCTGACCACGTTGCAGCGGGCGGGTGGCAAGCGGCTGGCGGCGGCTGATTTCTTGCGCGGCTTTGACCTGCAGCCGGGCATGGTGCTGGGCGCCAACCCTGCATGA
- the def gene encoding peptide deformylase — protein MAILPILCYPDPRLHKVARPVQAVDDRIRTLVADMLATMYDAHGIGLAATQVDVHERLVVIDVSEERDQPLVLINPELVWTSAEKHLNEEGCLSVPGIYDGVERFNAVHVRALDAQGQSRVIEADGLLAVCIQHEMDHLMGKVFVEYLSPLKRNRIKTKMVKQQREARG, from the coding sequence ATGGCAATCCTTCCCATTCTCTGTTACCCGGACCCCCGGCTTCACAAGGTCGCCCGCCCCGTCCAGGCGGTGGACGACCGCATCCGCACGCTGGTGGCCGACATGCTGGCCACGATGTACGACGCGCACGGCATTGGCCTGGCGGCCACCCAGGTGGACGTGCATGAGCGGCTGGTGGTCATCGACGTGTCGGAGGAGCGCGATCAGCCCCTGGTGCTGATCAACCCCGAGCTGGTCTGGACCAGCGCCGAAAAGCACCTGAACGAAGAAGGCTGCCTGTCGGTGCCTGGCATTTATGACGGGGTGGAGCGATTTAATGCCGTGCATGTGCGGGCGCTGGACGCCCAGGGCCAGTCCCGCGTGATCGAGGCCGATGGCCTGCTGGCGGTCTGTATCCAGCATGAGATGGACCACCTCATGGGCAAGGTGTTTGTGGAATACCTATCCCCCCTCAAGCGCAACCGCATCAAGACCAAGATGGTCAAGCAGCAGCGGGAGGCGCGCGGGTGA
- a CDS encoding LysM peptidoglycan-binding domain-containing protein, with protein MTAFTSVRRTALGALTIIAGALLVMPAQAQNYPISSGQRATAQQVSERGVPLEELAPNAPDTYTVKRGDTLWGISGMYLKRPWRWPELWGMNLKAIPNPHLIFPGQTLYLIKEDGYARLSTSRSNEPETVRISPRTRSDSLADSALPTLKQHLIEPFLVEPLVVDEQVLLSAPRVIATTEERVLMAAGDRVYVRGDAASPMLAEAGEPRYYRVFRNAVALKDPVTAEVLGYEAQYLGKAELVRGESFEEIPNGKGGYTAEYIPATVDLSATKEEVRAGDRLLPAPARPFLSYTPRAPEMEVDARVVSIYGSSAVAYAAQNQVVAINMGSQDGLEPGHVLSLLTKGDRIKDMTDSNKAMVKLPSEVNGTAMVFRTFERVSYVLLLEIRNGVRVGDRLVNPK; from the coding sequence ATGACGGCATTCACCAGCGTGCGGCGGACCGCCCTGGGCGCGCTCACCATCATTGCTGGCGCCCTGCTGGTCATGCCGGCCCAGGCGCAGAACTACCCCATCTCCAGCGGCCAGCGCGCCACCGCGCAGCAGGTGTCCGAGCGGGGAGTGCCCCTGGAAGAGCTGGCCCCCAACGCCCCCGACACCTACACCGTCAAGCGGGGCGACACGCTCTGGGGCATTTCGGGCATGTACCTCAAGCGCCCCTGGCGTTGGCCCGAGCTCTGGGGCATGAACCTCAAGGCCATCCCCAACCCGCACCTGATCTTCCCGGGCCAGACCCTTTACCTCATCAAGGAAGACGGCTACGCCCGCCTGAGCACCAGCCGCTCGAACGAACCCGAAACCGTGCGCATCTCGCCCCGCACGCGCAGCGACAGTCTGGCCGATTCCGCGCTGCCCACACTTAAGCAGCACCTCATTGAGCCGTTCCTGGTCGAGCCGCTCGTGGTGGACGAACAAGTGCTGCTGAGCGCCCCACGCGTGATCGCGACCACGGAAGAGCGCGTGCTGATGGCGGCAGGTGACCGCGTTTATGTGCGCGGAGACGCCGCGTCGCCCATGCTGGCAGAGGCGGGCGAACCCCGGTACTACCGTGTGTTCCGCAATGCCGTGGCGCTCAAGGATCCCGTCACGGCCGAAGTGCTGGGATACGAAGCCCAGTACCTGGGCAAGGCGGAGCTGGTGCGTGGCGAGTCGTTCGAAGAAATTCCAAACGGCAAGGGTGGATACACAGCGGAATACATCCCCGCCACCGTGGATCTGTCAGCCACCAAGGAGGAAGTCCGCGCGGGCGACCGCCTGCTGCCCGCACCTGCTCGTCCGTTCCTGAGCTATACCCCCCGCGCCCCCGAGATGGAAGTGGATGCCCGAGTGGTGTCCATCTATGGCAGCTCGGCGGTGGCCTACGCGGCCCAGAATCAGGTAGTGGCCATCAACATGGGTTCGCAGGACGGACTGGAGCCCGGCCATGTGCTCAGCCTGCTCACCAAGGGCGACCGTATCAAGGACATGACCGACAGCAACAAGGCGATGGTCAAGCTGCCCAGTGAAGTCAACGGCACCGCCATGGTGTTCCGCACCTTCGAGCGCGTGTCCTATGTGCTGCTGCTGGAAATCCGCAACGGCGTGCGCGTCGGCGACCGTTTGGTCAACCCCAAGTAA
- the dprA gene encoding DNA-processing protein DprA, protein MDHDELGAWLRLTLTPGIGNGAARRLLARFGLPQSIFQQTEAALQLCVPAAQAKALREIPKGWEALWQTTAQWLANAAPQGPAHAIVSLGDLRYPQALLDTEDPPLLLYLMGPASLLQHQPFPSDRCLSVVGSRNPTAQGAENARLFARALCGAGLTIVSGLALGVDAAAHEGALEAATSAGTMAATIAVVGTGLDRVYPRKNLDLAHRIAAHGLIVSEYPLGTPPLPGNFPKRNRIISGLSQGTLVVEAALASGSLITARMAAEQGREVFAIPGSIHAPQSRGCHALIRQGAKLVESAQDVLEELKIPATTVPGLPHEGVNAPGAAASDETEDPVLAALGYDPMGLDALIARTGMDASTLQVSLLELELDGRIARLPGGLFQRVGRG, encoded by the coding sequence ATGGACCACGACGAGCTCGGCGCCTGGCTGCGGCTGACCTTGACGCCGGGCATCGGCAACGGTGCTGCACGGCGCCTCTTGGCACGGTTTGGATTACCGCAATCCATCTTTCAGCAGACTGAAGCCGCGCTGCAGCTCTGCGTGCCCGCCGCGCAGGCCAAGGCGTTGCGCGAGATTCCGAAGGGTTGGGAAGCCCTGTGGCAGACCACCGCCCAATGGCTTGCCAACGCTGCGCCACAAGGGCCGGCACACGCCATCGTGAGCCTGGGCGACCTGCGCTATCCTCAGGCCCTGCTGGACACGGAAGACCCGCCGCTGCTGCTGTACCTCATGGGCCCGGCATCGCTGCTGCAGCACCAGCCCTTTCCCAGTGACCGCTGCCTCTCTGTGGTTGGCAGCCGCAACCCCACGGCCCAGGGCGCAGAAAACGCCCGCCTTTTCGCCCGCGCGTTGTGTGGCGCCGGCTTGACCATCGTGTCGGGGCTGGCCCTGGGGGTGGATGCAGCGGCGCATGAAGGGGCACTGGAAGCGGCGACCAGCGCTGGCACCATGGCGGCCACCATCGCCGTGGTGGGCACCGGGCTTGACCGCGTGTATCCGCGCAAGAACCTGGACTTGGCCCATCGCATTGCCGCACACGGACTGATCGTTAGCGAGTATCCCCTGGGCACGCCACCGCTGCCTGGCAATTTCCCCAAACGCAACCGCATCATTTCGGGCCTCTCGCAGGGCACACTGGTGGTGGAAGCCGCCCTGGCATCGGGCTCCCTGATCACTGCCCGCATGGCCGCCGAACAGGGTCGCGAAGTGTTCGCCATCCCAGGCTCCATCCACGCACCACAGTCGCGCGGCTGCCATGCGCTGATCCGTCAAGGCGCCAAGCTGGTGGAGTCGGCCCAGGACGTGCTGGAAGAGCTCAAAATCCCCGCCACCACCGTGCCCGGTCTACCCCACGAAGGCGTAAACGCCCCGGGAGCGGCCGCATCGGATGAGACAGAAGACCCCGTGCTGGCCGCCTTGGGCTATGACCCCATGGGGCTGGATGCTCTGATCGCCCGCACGGGCATGGACGCATCGACGTTGCAGGTGTCCCTGCTGGAACTGGAGCTCGACGGTCGCATTGCACGGTTGCCCGGCGGCTTGTTCCAGCGGGTCGGCCGGGGCTAA
- a CDS encoding DUF1631 domain-containing protein has protein sequence MHTTPPSVPQRRLARQARQRFVEGICGGLADLDKTVQDFLTALMNQTGTAREMQSRRDAWLQYQQKHAAWTERTGKAWQEALAPHVSSTRGQLAAGGGGGLSQFELLSDDVVENKILASRMALTVNEQVSHQFDTLRQRTQSLEGQELDSSDILRPDTVCLLLVEQWVEAGLPRTDLQTVVDPLQRELANLLQKHYQAVNVFYVEQGITPQTDLKSKVRRTQGGTATGSGGGDSGSGGLASQALAQTRQAMMAARGGMQPPGMPAAGRPMGPPGAQMPPPGYGGYPRPQHGMPTAFATGMTPLARARQRAQGVMGQLRRLLTQPATGFDMVNAPPASAALAHALTAHRVNADTYYSGVATLMEDYSPAAVVQLVGAVRERSTELKKKATTSGEKAIIEVVALMFQSILAEDRIPPAVRVWFARLQVPVLRVALAEPEFFSNLDHPARKLIDRMGACVLGFDATTINGSALEAEIRRVVQVIEQYPETGRRVFQLVYDEFEKFLAKFLTEKQVTSRLVSVAQQVEQRETLAIQYTIELRTMLRDMPVRDEIREFLFKTWAEVLALSAVRDGPQHADTVAFKRTAADLVWAASAKPNRSDRAQVIQNLPALLQRLRQGLSLLGVNGEAQDAQVKVLTDTLADAFLSKTASIPQAHIDAMAKRLANLEDFISDATLGDMPLNADNIEMMLGIDASSIHVIADNGAPVDDAMVAWAQDLQPGTWYTLDHNGASAQVQYAWQSQRKQLHLFAAVDGSSYLIQLRRLAAYLQAGLLVAQDEEGLTLRATRDALAKLDANPERLLD, from the coding sequence ATGCACACCACGCCCCCTTCTGTTCCGCAACGTCGCCTGGCCCGCCAGGCGCGCCAGCGGTTCGTAGAGGGGATCTGTGGTGGGCTGGCGGACCTCGACAAGACGGTCCAGGACTTCCTTACCGCATTGATGAACCAGACGGGCACCGCCCGTGAAATGCAGTCTCGCCGGGATGCGTGGCTGCAGTACCAGCAAAAACATGCCGCGTGGACAGAGCGCACCGGCAAGGCCTGGCAAGAGGCCCTGGCTCCCCATGTGAGTTCTACACGCGGCCAGCTGGCAGCCGGCGGCGGCGGGGGGCTCAGTCAGTTTGAGCTGCTCAGCGACGATGTGGTGGAGAACAAGATCCTCGCCTCGCGCATGGCGCTCACTGTGAACGAGCAGGTCAGCCATCAGTTTGATACCTTGCGCCAGCGCACCCAGTCGCTGGAAGGGCAGGAGCTGGACAGCAGCGATATTCTCCGACCCGATACGGTATGCCTGCTGCTGGTGGAGCAATGGGTGGAGGCGGGCCTGCCCCGCACGGACCTGCAGACCGTGGTGGACCCCCTGCAGCGCGAACTGGCGAACCTGCTGCAAAAGCACTACCAGGCGGTCAACGTGTTCTACGTGGAGCAGGGCATCACGCCGCAGACCGATCTCAAATCCAAGGTGCGTCGCACCCAGGGCGGCACTGCCACGGGCAGTGGCGGGGGCGATTCGGGCTCAGGAGGACTTGCTTCGCAGGCCCTGGCGCAGACCCGCCAGGCCATGATGGCCGCGCGGGGAGGGATGCAACCGCCTGGCATGCCCGCCGCAGGCCGGCCGATGGGCCCTCCGGGCGCACAGATGCCGCCCCCCGGGTATGGCGGCTACCCCCGGCCACAACACGGAATGCCCACGGCCTTTGCCACAGGCATGACGCCCCTGGCCCGCGCACGCCAGCGCGCGCAGGGTGTGATGGGGCAGCTGCGGCGCCTGCTCACGCAGCCCGCCACGGGCTTTGACATGGTGAATGCGCCCCCTGCGTCGGCGGCACTGGCCCATGCACTCACGGCGCACCGCGTGAATGCGGACACCTACTACAGCGGCGTCGCCACCCTGATGGAAGACTACAGCCCTGCCGCCGTGGTCCAGTTGGTGGGCGCCGTGCGGGAGCGCTCCACCGAACTCAAGAAGAAAGCGACCACTTCCGGCGAAAAGGCCATCATTGAGGTGGTGGCCCTGATGTTCCAGAGCATCCTCGCCGAAGACCGGATACCGCCTGCCGTACGAGTGTGGTTTGCCCGGCTGCAGGTGCCGGTGTTGCGTGTGGCCTTGGCCGAGCCCGAATTCTTCAGCAACCTCGACCATCCTGCGCGCAAGCTGATCGACCGCATGGGGGCCTGTGTGCTTGGTTTTGACGCAACCACCATCAATGGAAGCGCGCTGGAGGCCGAGATTCGCCGCGTGGTGCAGGTGATCGAGCAGTACCCCGAGACCGGACGCCGCGTCTTTCAGCTGGTCTATGACGAGTTCGAGAAATTCCTCGCCAAGTTCCTGACCGAAAAGCAGGTGACCTCGCGCCTGGTGAGCGTCGCCCAGCAGGTCGAGCAGCGGGAAACGCTGGCGATCCAGTACACCATCGAGCTGCGCACCATGTTGCGCGACATGCCGGTGCGCGACGAGATCCGCGAGTTCCTGTTCAAGACCTGGGCCGAGGTGCTCGCGCTGTCGGCCGTGCGCGATGGCCCCCAACATGCCGACACGGTGGCCTTCAAGCGTACGGCAGCAGACCTCGTCTGGGCCGCCAGCGCCAAGCCCAACCGCAGCGATCGGGCCCAAGTCATCCAGAACCTTCCGGCGCTGCTGCAGCGCCTGCGGCAGGGCCTGTCCCTGCTGGGGGTGAATGGCGAGGCGCAGGATGCGCAGGTCAAGGTGTTGACGGACACCCTGGCCGATGCCTTCCTGTCCAAGACCGCATCCATCCCGCAGGCCCACATCGACGCCATGGCCAAGCGCCTGGCCAACCTGGAAGACTTCATCAGTGACGCCACGCTGGGCGACATGCCGCTCAACGCGGACAACATCGAGATGATGCTGGGCATCGACGCCTCGTCCATCCACGTGATTGCCGACAACGGCGCTCCGGTGGACGATGCGATGGTGGCCTGGGCGCAAGACCTGCAGCCGGGTACCTGGTACACCCTGGACCACAACGGTGCATCGGCTCAGGTGCAATACGCTTGGCAAAGTCAGCGCAAGCAGTTGCATCTTTTTGCCGCCGTGGATGGCAGCAGCTACCTGATTCAGTTGCGCCGCCTGGCCGCGTACCTGCAGGCCGGTCTGCTGGTGGCGCAGGATGAGGAAGGCCTCACCTTGCGCGCCACGCGCGATGCCCTGGCTAAGCTGGATGCCAACCCGGAACGATTGCTGGACTGA
- the secF gene encoding protein translocase subunit SecF codes for MEFFRIRKDIPFMKHALVFNAISFITFALAVFFLLTRGLHLSVEFTGGTVMEVAYSQPAELAKVRDTVSALGYPDVQVQNFGTSRDVMIRLPVQKGVTSAQQSEQVLGALKAADPEVTLRRTEFVGPQVGEELVHGGLMALAMVVVGIVIYLAFRFEWKFGVAAIIANLHDVVIILGFFAFFQWEFSLSVLAGVLAVLGYSVNESVVIFDRIREAFRKYRKMTTHEVIDHAITSTMSRTIITHASTEAMVLSMFFFGGPSLHYFALALTIGILFGIYSSVFVAAAIAMWLGVKREDLVKPAKKEGDPNDPQAGATV; via the coding sequence ATGGAGTTTTTCCGTATCCGCAAAGACATCCCTTTCATGAAGCACGCGTTGGTCTTCAACGCGATCTCCTTCATCACCTTTGCCCTGGCGGTGTTCTTCCTGCTCACGCGTGGCCTGCACCTGTCGGTGGAGTTCACGGGCGGCACCGTGATGGAAGTGGCCTACAGCCAGCCCGCCGAACTGGCCAAGGTCCGCGACACCGTGTCTGCTCTGGGTTACCCCGACGTGCAGGTGCAGAACTTTGGCACCTCGCGCGACGTGATGATCCGCCTGCCCGTGCAAAAGGGCGTGACGTCCGCGCAGCAAAGCGAGCAGGTGCTGGGCGCCCTGAAAGCGGCAGACCCTGAAGTCACTCTGCGCCGTACCGAGTTTGTGGGCCCGCAGGTGGGCGAGGAACTGGTGCACGGCGGCCTGATGGCCCTGGCCATGGTGGTCGTGGGCATCGTGATTTACCTGGCCTTCCGCTTCGAGTGGAAGTTCGGCGTGGCGGCCATCATCGCCAACCTGCACGACGTGGTGATCATCCTGGGCTTCTTTGCGTTCTTCCAGTGGGAGTTCTCGCTGTCGGTGCTCGCGGGCGTGCTCGCGGTGCTGGGCTACTCGGTGAACGAATCGGTCGTGATCTTCGACCGGATCCGCGAGGCCTTCCGCAAGTACCGCAAGATGACCACCCACGAAGTCATCGACCACGCCATCACCAGCACGATGAGCCGCACGATCATCACCCACGCCTCCACCGAGGCCATGGTGCTGTCGATGTTCTTCTTCGGTGGCCCGAGCTTGCACTACTTTGCATTGGCGCTGACGATCGGTATCCTGTTCGGTATCTATTCCTCGGTGTTCGTGGCGGCGGCCATTGCCATGTGGCTGGGGGTCAAGCGCGAAGACCTTGTCAAGCCCGCCAAAAAGGAAGGGGATCCCAACGATCCCCAAGCCGGAGCTACCGTTTGA
- the secD gene encoding protein translocase subunit SecD, which produces MNRYPVWKYAILVIVLLVGALYTLPNFFGEAPAVQVSSAKATIKVDTAVQQRVEEALKAAGVTPDFVALEGNSVRARFDTPDTQLKAKDAIQKALVPDANDPSYIVALNLVSRSPLWLKALHANPMYLGLDLRGGVHFMLQVDMQAALTKKAESYAGDIRTALRDKNIRHGGISRDGQSIDIKVRDEATATAARNLIADQFADLQVTTTPEGTEFKLRASIKPEATRRVQEQALKQNMVTLHNRINELGVAEPVIQQQGLDRIVVQLPGVQDTAKAKDILGRTATLEVRMVDEGTEARSAETGRGPVPFGSERYLERNGQPVIVKKQVILTGENLTDAQPGFDGQTQEPTVNLTLDAKGSRIFKDITRENVGKRMAIVLFEKGKGEVVTAPVIRSEIGGGRVQISGRMTTAEANDTALLLRAGSLAAPMEIIEEYTIGPSLGADNIERGIHSVVWGMVAIAVFMCIYYALFGIFSTVSLAVNVLLLLAILSMLQATLTLPGIAAMALALGVAIDSNVLINERIREELRAGVSPQAAIHAGYERAWATILDSNVTTLIAGLALLAFGSGPVRGFAVVHCIGILTSMFSAVFFSRGLVNLWYGRKKKLKSVAIGQVWKPEPDSAVAKTN; this is translated from the coding sequence ATGAACCGTTATCCGGTCTGGAAGTACGCGATCCTGGTGATCGTGCTGCTGGTAGGGGCCTTGTACACCCTGCCCAATTTCTTTGGCGAGGCGCCTGCCGTGCAGGTGTCGTCGGCCAAGGCCACCATCAAGGTGGACACCGCCGTGCAGCAGCGGGTGGAAGAAGCCCTCAAGGCCGCCGGCGTGACGCCCGACTTTGTGGCGCTGGAGGGCAACTCGGTGCGCGCGCGTTTTGACACGCCCGACACCCAGCTCAAGGCGAAGGACGCCATCCAGAAGGCGCTGGTGCCCGACGCCAACGACCCGTCCTACATCGTGGCCCTCAACCTGGTGTCGCGCTCGCCGTTGTGGCTCAAGGCCCTGCACGCCAATCCGATGTACCTGGGGCTGGACCTGCGCGGCGGCGTGCACTTCATGCTGCAGGTGGACATGCAGGCGGCGCTGACCAAGAAGGCGGAGTCCTATGCGGGTGACATCCGCACCGCACTGCGCGACAAGAACATCCGCCATGGCGGCATCAGCCGCGACGGCCAATCCATCGACATCAAGGTGCGCGATGAAGCCACGGCCACGGCCGCGCGCAACCTGATCGCCGACCAGTTCGCCGATCTGCAGGTCACTACCACGCCCGAAGGCACCGAATTCAAGCTGCGTGCATCGATCAAGCCCGAAGCCACGCGCCGGGTGCAGGAGCAGGCGCTCAAGCAGAACATGGTCACGCTGCACAATCGCATTAACGAGCTGGGCGTGGCCGAGCCCGTGATCCAGCAGCAGGGCCTGGACCGCATCGTGGTGCAGCTGCCCGGCGTGCAGGACACCGCCAAGGCCAAGGACATCCTGGGCCGCACGGCCACGCTGGAAGTGCGCATGGTGGACGAAGGCACCGAAGCTCGCTCGGCAGAGACAGGCCGTGGCCCCGTGCCCTTCGGCTCCGAGCGCTACCTGGAACGCAACGGCCAGCCCGTCATCGTCAAGAAGCAGGTCATCCTGACCGGCGAAAACCTGACCGATGCGCAGCCGGGCTTTGACGGCCAGACCCAAGAGCCCACCGTCAATCTGACGCTGGACGCCAAGGGCTCCCGCATCTTCAAGGACATCACGCGCGAAAACGTGGGCAAGCGCATGGCCATCGTGCTGTTCGAAAAGGGCAAGGGCGAGGTGGTTACGGCACCTGTGATCCGCTCCGAAATCGGTGGCGGCCGCGTGCAGATCTCGGGCCGCATGACCACGGCCGAGGCCAATGACACCGCCCTGCTGCTGCGCGCCGGCTCGCTGGCCGCGCCCATGGAAATCATCGAGGAATACACCATCGGCCCGAGCCTGGGCGCCGACAACATCGAGCGCGGCATCCACAGCGTGGTCTGGGGCATGGTGGCCATTGCAGTGTTCATGTGCATCTACTACGCACTGTTCGGCATTTTCTCCACCGTCTCGCTGGCGGTGAACGTGCTGCTGCTGCTGGCCATCTTGTCCATGCTGCAGGCCACGCTGACCTTGCCCGGCATTGCGGCCATGGCGCTGGCGCTGGGTGTGGCCATCGACTCCAACGTGCTGATCAACGAGCGCATCCGCGAGGAATTGCGCGCCGGGGTATCGCCCCAGGCAGCCATCCACGCGGGGTACGAGCGTGCCTGGGCCACCATCCTGGACTCGAACGTGACCACCCTGATTGCGGGCCTGGCGCTGCTGGCCTTCGGCTCTGGCCCGGTGCGCGGCTTTGCGGTGGTGCACTGCATCGGCATCCTGACCAGCATGTTCTCGGCCGTGTTCTTCTCACGGGGTCTCGTGAACCTGTGGTACGGCCGCAAGAAGAAGCTCAAGAGCGTCGCCATCGGTCAGGTGTGGAAGCCTGAGCCCGACAGCGCTGTGGCCAAGACGAACTGA
- the yajC gene encoding preprotein translocase subunit YajC, which translates to MFISSAFAQTAPAAAAGGGDIMSSLTGMLPLVLMFVVLYFVMIRPQMKRQKEHRAMIDAIAKGDEVATAGGIVGKVTRLSEGFLHIEIASGVEVQMQRSAVVQVLPKGSVK; encoded by the coding sequence GTGTTTATTTCTTCCGCTTTCGCCCAAACCGCACCTGCCGCAGCCGCTGGCGGCGGTGACATCATGTCCTCCCTGACCGGCATGCTGCCCCTGGTGCTCATGTTTGTGGTGCTGTACTTCGTCATGATCCGCCCCCAGATGAAGCGCCAGAAAGAACACCGCGCCATGATCGACGCCATCGCCAAGGGCGATGAAGTGGCTACCGCCGGTGGCATCGTCGGCAAGGTCACGCGCCTGTCCGAAGGTTTCCTGCACATCGAGATCGCCAGCGGCGTGGAAGTGCAAATGCAGCGCAGCGCTGTGGTGCAGGTGTTGCCCAAGGGCTCCGTCAAGTAA